The following are encoded in a window of Panicum virgatum strain AP13 chromosome 5N, P.virgatum_v5, whole genome shotgun sequence genomic DNA:
- the LOC120674393 gene encoding probable acyl-[acyl-carrier-protein]--UDP-N-acetylglucosamine O-acyltransferase, mitochondrial isoform X1: MSAAAAARASRLLLPCLPQTTATRLLHASTLGVSQGAAREASGSFIHPAAVVHPDAVIGQGVSIGPFCTVGPSARVGDACQLHAGSHVVGDTELGEGCIVQTGAIIGADIPGQTVIGENNVIGHYATVGIKCQDLKYKTGDECFLHIGRNNEIREYCSIHRSSKSCDCTVIGDNNLVMGSCHIAHDCKIGNNNIFANNTLFAGHVVVEDCTHTAGAVVVHQFCHIGSYSFLGGGSVVAQDVPRYMMVAGDRAELRGLNLEGLRRNGFSDQEVRSLRKAYQKVFMPTITTESSFEERLAELERENELSATPAVSFMVESIRMSFDQGRRGVCKFRSWNSS; this comes from the exons atgtccgccgccgccgccgcccgcgcctcgcGGCTGCTGCTCCCGTGTCTCCCCCAGACCACTGCCACGCGCCTTCTCCATGCGAGTACGCTCG GTGTTTCGCAGGGAGCGGCGCGGGAAGCGTCCGGGAGCTtcatccaccccgccgccgtcgtccaccCCGATGCGGTCATCGGCCAG GGTGTCTCGATAGGGCCCTTTTGCACGGTAGGGCCTTCAGCCAGGGTTGGTGATGCCTGTCAATTACATGCTGGGAGCCATGTCGTGGGAGACACTGAGCTAGGGGAGGGATGCATTGTTCAAAC TGGTGCTATTATTGGTGCAGATATCCCCGGCCAGACAGTTATTGGGGAAAACAACGTCATCGGACACTATGCTACTGTTGGTATAAAATGCCAAGATTTGAAATATAAG ACTGGAGATGAATGCTTTCTACATATTGGTAGAAATAATGAGATCAGAGAGTACTGCTCCATTCATCGTTCTTCCAAATCTTGTGACTGCACG GTTATTGGTGATAATAATCTTGTAATGGGTTCGTGCCATATAGCTCATGATTGCAAGATTGGTAACAATAACATCTTTGCTAATAATACTCTGTTTGCTGGCCATGTAGTTGTTGAA GACTGTACTCACACTGCAGGAGCTGTTGTTGTCCATCAATTTTGTCATATTGGGTCATACTCATTTCTTGGTGGAGGCTCTGTG GTTGCACAAGATGTGCCAAGGTACATGATGGTTGCAGGTGATAGAGCAGAGCTTCGTGGTCTGAATCTTGAAGGTCTTAGGCGCAATGGATTCTCTGACCAAGAG GTACGGAGTTTGAGGAAAGCTTATCAGAAAGTATTTATGCCAACTATTACTACTGAGAGTAGCTTTGAAGAGAGACTGGCTGAATTG GAACGGGAAAATGAGTTGTCTGCAACTCCTGCTGTATCCTTCATGGTGGAATCGATTCGCATGTCGTTTGATCAAGGACGTCGAGGGGTTTGCAAATTCCGAAGTTGGAACAGTTCATAA
- the LOC120674393 gene encoding probable acyl-[acyl-carrier-protein]--UDP-N-acetylglucosamine O-acyltransferase, mitochondrial isoform X2, producing the protein MSAAAAARASRLLLPCLPQTTATRLLHASVSQGAAREASGSFIHPAAVVHPDAVIGQGVSIGPFCTVGPSARVGDACQLHAGSHVVGDTELGEGCIVQTGAIIGADIPGQTVIGENNVIGHYATVGIKCQDLKYKTGDECFLHIGRNNEIREYCSIHRSSKSCDCTVIGDNNLVMGSCHIAHDCKIGNNNIFANNTLFAGHVVVEDCTHTAGAVVVHQFCHIGSYSFLGGGSVVAQDVPRYMMVAGDRAELRGLNLEGLRRNGFSDQEVRSLRKAYQKVFMPTITTESSFEERLAELERENELSATPAVSFMVESIRMSFDQGRRGVCKFRSWNSS; encoded by the exons atgtccgccgccgccgccgcccgcgcctcgcGGCTGCTGCTCCCGTGTCTCCCCCAGACCACTGCCACGCGCCTTCTCCATGCGA GTGTTTCGCAGGGAGCGGCGCGGGAAGCGTCCGGGAGCTtcatccaccccgccgccgtcgtccaccCCGATGCGGTCATCGGCCAG GGTGTCTCGATAGGGCCCTTTTGCACGGTAGGGCCTTCAGCCAGGGTTGGTGATGCCTGTCAATTACATGCTGGGAGCCATGTCGTGGGAGACACTGAGCTAGGGGAGGGATGCATTGTTCAAAC TGGTGCTATTATTGGTGCAGATATCCCCGGCCAGACAGTTATTGGGGAAAACAACGTCATCGGACACTATGCTACTGTTGGTATAAAATGCCAAGATTTGAAATATAAG ACTGGAGATGAATGCTTTCTACATATTGGTAGAAATAATGAGATCAGAGAGTACTGCTCCATTCATCGTTCTTCCAAATCTTGTGACTGCACG GTTATTGGTGATAATAATCTTGTAATGGGTTCGTGCCATATAGCTCATGATTGCAAGATTGGTAACAATAACATCTTTGCTAATAATACTCTGTTTGCTGGCCATGTAGTTGTTGAA GACTGTACTCACACTGCAGGAGCTGTTGTTGTCCATCAATTTTGTCATATTGGGTCATACTCATTTCTTGGTGGAGGCTCTGTG GTTGCACAAGATGTGCCAAGGTACATGATGGTTGCAGGTGATAGAGCAGAGCTTCGTGGTCTGAATCTTGAAGGTCTTAGGCGCAATGGATTCTCTGACCAAGAG GTACGGAGTTTGAGGAAAGCTTATCAGAAAGTATTTATGCCAACTATTACTACTGAGAGTAGCTTTGAAGAGAGACTGGCTGAATTG GAACGGGAAAATGAGTTGTCTGCAACTCCTGCTGTATCCTTCATGGTGGAATCGATTCGCATGTCGTTTGATCAAGGACGTCGAGGGGTTTGCAAATTCCGAAGTTGGAACAGTTCATAA